Proteins encoded within one genomic window of Xylophilus sp. GOD-11R:
- a CDS encoding LysR substrate-binding domain-containing protein yields the protein MSARLPPLLALPAFAAAARHLSFTHAAEELFVTQGAISRQIRVLEEHLGQKLFERFTRRVELTPAGLEYQRSIQQALDMIDSATQHAMRVQERSVINLSVMPTLGTGWLMPRLATFSESHPQIDVRLVTSIEPANLQSGEVDAAIRVGCLPGAPMQPGQPRIDLEMVRNWKGVSAELLFPDVLVPVVSRKLLAQGKPVGTPRDLLAHRLIHTASRKYAWPDWLAAHGVRLPAATASIHFGHFFMGLRAAEQCKGVAIVPSIVLQGLAHGSDLVCPLPADVPSAGNYYLLTREASRGDPNIEAFRNWLMGEALQELLPQRLPAA from the coding sequence ATGTCCGCCCGCCTGCCGCCCCTGCTCGCCCTGCCCGCTTTCGCAGCCGCCGCGCGGCACCTGTCCTTCACCCACGCGGCCGAGGAACTGTTCGTCACCCAGGGCGCGATCAGCCGGCAGATCCGGGTGCTGGAAGAGCACCTGGGCCAGAAGCTGTTCGAGCGCTTCACCCGCCGGGTCGAGCTCACGCCCGCCGGGCTCGAATACCAGCGCTCGATCCAGCAGGCGCTGGACATGATCGACAGCGCCACCCAGCACGCGATGCGGGTCCAGGAACGTTCGGTCATCAACCTGAGCGTCATGCCCACGCTCGGCACGGGCTGGCTGATGCCCCGGCTGGCGACCTTCAGCGAAAGCCATCCGCAGATCGACGTACGGCTGGTCACCTCGATCGAGCCGGCCAATCTCCAGTCGGGCGAGGTCGATGCGGCGATCCGGGTCGGCTGCCTGCCCGGTGCGCCGATGCAGCCGGGTCAGCCGCGCATCGACCTGGAGATGGTGCGCAACTGGAAGGGCGTGAGCGCCGAGCTGCTGTTTCCCGACGTGCTGGTGCCGGTGGTGTCGCGCAAGTTGCTGGCGCAGGGCAAGCCGGTGGGGACGCCGCGTGATCTGCTGGCCCATCGGCTGATCCACACGGCGAGCCGCAAGTACGCCTGGCCCGATTGGCTGGCCGCCCATGGTGTGCGGCTGCCGGCGGCTACGGCCTCGATCCATTTCGGGCATTTCTTCATGGGGCTGCGGGCGGCGGAGCAGTGCAAGGGGGTGGCGATCGTGCCTTCCATCGTGCTGCAAGGATTGGCGCACGGCAGTGATCTGGTGTGCCCTTTGCCGGCTGATGTTCCTTCTGCGGGGAACTATTACCTGTTGACTCGGGAGGCTTCGCGGGGGGATCCGAATATCGAGGCGTTTCGGAACTGGTTGATGGGGGAGGCTTTGCAGGAGTTGTTGCCGCAGAGGTTGCCGGCGGCTTGA
- a CDS encoding alpha/beta hydrolase yields the protein MTLLQAGASQLYYELHDAQPGAERPTLVLMHGVGGNHGSWFHQVTAWRERYRLLAIDARGFGNSIDAERLGRDRFVDDLHAVLDAAQVGRAIFIGQSMGGGTALSYTLRHPERVAALVLADTMFGIALSGEQRDRMAALTARNAGLTQIQRVLGPTCVAAQPAMATLYTTLASFNRANVRTLVGTQALHPPGQLAATGVPVLFLVGDEDVLFPPAEVQEVQRQVPGSDFVCLPASGHSAYFETPDAFNAAVLGWLAGRGIAL from the coding sequence ATGACGCTCCTGCAGGCCGGCGCCAGCCAGCTCTACTACGAACTCCACGACGCCCAACCGGGCGCCGAACGCCCCACGCTGGTGCTGATGCACGGTGTCGGCGGCAACCACGGCAGCTGGTTCCACCAGGTCACGGCCTGGCGCGAGCGCTACCGCCTGCTGGCGATCGACGCGCGTGGCTTCGGCAATTCGATCGACGCCGAGCGCCTGGGCCGCGACCGCTTCGTCGACGACCTGCATGCGGTGCTCGACGCGGCGCAGGTCGGCCGGGCGATCTTCATCGGCCAGTCGATGGGCGGCGGCACCGCGCTGAGCTACACGCTGCGCCATCCCGAGCGGGTGGCCGCACTGGTGCTGGCCGACACGATGTTCGGTATCGCCCTATCGGGTGAGCAGCGTGATCGCATGGCCGCGCTCACCGCGCGCAACGCGGGCCTGACGCAGATCCAGCGAGTGCTGGGACCGACCTGCGTGGCCGCGCAGCCGGCCATGGCCACGCTCTACACCACGCTGGCGAGCTTCAACCGCGCCAACGTGCGCACGCTGGTCGGCACGCAGGCGCTGCATCCGCCCGGGCAACTGGCGGCGACCGGCGTGCCGGTGCTGTTCCTGGTGGGGGACGAGGACGTGCTGTTTCCGCCGGCCGAGGTGCAGGAGGTGCAGCGTCAGGTGCCGGGCTCGGACTTCGTCTGCCTGCCGGCGTCCGGCCATTCGGCCTACTTCGAGACGCCGGACGCCTTCAACGCCGCGGTGCTGGGCTGGCTGGCGGGGCGCGGCATCGCGCTTTGA
- a CDS encoding NAD(P)/FAD-dependent oxidoreductase: MTRSRHAEIAGAGFAGLASAIALRQRGWTARVHESNPELRAFGAGIFIWDNGLHVLDSLGAYRDVLDGAFACTGYETRTDGVTRSFEPVNSPGSLRLLTMTRQHLYQAMLSAARRVGVELVTSSEAIGATPEGELLLADGSRLKADLVIGADGVKSKVRDSLQLPMERKAYQDGLIRVLTDRGPLKGGEWDRVIDFWATRERTLRILYTPCGENTLYMAMMAPLNDPAANAIPVDPEIWSAAFPALRPVLTTLADRGRYDLYEKTVLKTWSSGKVAIVGDSAHAMPPTLAQGAGCAIMNALGLAVATEETDTVEEALALWQRRERPLTDHTQSRAAELAASRSLASGMAWDDVGLRAARHLPTGTVAEFSAA; this comes from the coding sequence ATGACCCGTTCACGACACGCCGAGATCGCCGGCGCCGGTTTCGCCGGCCTCGCCTCGGCCATCGCCCTGCGCCAGCGCGGCTGGACCGCCCGGGTGCACGAGAGCAATCCGGAACTGCGCGCCTTCGGCGCCGGCATCTTCATCTGGGACAACGGCCTGCACGTGCTCGACTCGCTGGGCGCCTATCGCGACGTGCTCGACGGCGCCTTCGCCTGCACCGGCTACGAAACCCGCACCGACGGCGTCACCCGCTCCTTCGAGCCGGTCAACAGCCCGGGCAGCCTGCGCCTGCTCACCATGACGCGCCAGCATCTCTACCAGGCGATGCTGTCGGCCGCGCGCCGCGTCGGCGTCGAACTGGTCACCAGTTCCGAGGCGATCGGCGCCACGCCCGAGGGCGAGCTGCTGCTGGCCGACGGTTCGCGGCTGAAGGCCGACCTGGTGATCGGCGCCGACGGCGTGAAGTCCAAGGTACGCGACTCGCTGCAACTGCCCATGGAACGCAAGGCCTATCAGGACGGCCTGATCCGCGTGCTCACCGACCGCGGCCCGCTCAAGGGCGGCGAATGGGACCGGGTCATCGACTTCTGGGCCACGCGCGAGCGCACCCTGCGCATCCTCTACACGCCCTGCGGCGAGAACACGCTCTACATGGCCATGATGGCGCCGCTCAACGACCCGGCCGCCAACGCGATCCCGGTCGACCCCGAAATCTGGTCGGCCGCGTTCCCCGCCCTGCGCCCGGTGCTCACGACTCTGGCCGACCGGGGCCGCTACGACCTCTACGAGAAGACGGTGCTCAAGACCTGGTCGAGCGGCAAGGTCGCGATCGTGGGCGACTCGGCCCACGCCATGCCGCCCACGCTGGCCCAGGGCGCGGGCTGCGCGATCATGAACGCCCTCGGCCTGGCCGTGGCGACTGAGGAGACCGACACCGTCGAGGAAGCGCTGGCCCTGTGGCAGCGCCGCGAACGCCCGCTGACCGACCACACCCAGTCGCGCGCCGCCGAGCTCGCCGCCTCGCGCAGCCTGGCCTCGGGCATGGCCTGGGACGACGTCGGCCTGCGTGCCGCGCGCCACCTGCCGACCGGTACCGTAGCCGAGTTCAGCGCGGCCTGA
- a CDS encoding aspartate dehydrogenase has translation MDKHNEVKATRIGIAGLGTIGKTLARAIDAGIPGMTLGAVAARNIQAAQDWIAAELKHPVPVTGLESLVEHCDLVIECAPAALMPTLGAPVLKAGKKLVVLSSGALLEHAHLIELARAHGGQILVPTGALLGLDAVIAAAEGEIRSVRMVSRKPVEGFRGAPFLAANNIDIEGITEPLRIFAGKAREAATGFPANLNVAISLSLAGIGPDRTELEIWADPTITRNTHSITVDSDAASFTMTIQNIPSENPKTGRITAQSVIALLRKLGAPLAVGT, from the coding sequence ATGGACAAGCACAACGAGGTCAAGGCCACGCGGATCGGCATCGCCGGCCTGGGAACCATCGGCAAGACACTGGCCCGCGCCATCGACGCCGGCATTCCCGGCATGACCCTGGGTGCGGTAGCCGCACGCAATATCCAGGCCGCCCAGGACTGGATCGCCGCCGAATTGAAGCATCCGGTACCGGTGACCGGCCTGGAATCGCTGGTGGAGCACTGCGACCTGGTGATCGAATGCGCCCCGGCCGCGCTGATGCCGACCCTCGGCGCGCCGGTGCTCAAGGCCGGCAAGAAGCTGGTCGTGCTGAGCTCCGGCGCGCTGCTCGAGCATGCGCACCTGATCGAACTGGCGCGCGCGCACGGCGGCCAGATCCTGGTGCCGACCGGCGCGCTGCTCGGGTTGGACGCGGTCATCGCCGCCGCCGAGGGCGAGATCCGCTCGGTGCGCATGGTCTCGCGCAAGCCGGTCGAAGGCTTTCGCGGCGCGCCCTTCCTGGCGGCCAACAACATCGACATTGAAGGCATCACCGAGCCGCTGCGCATCTTCGCGGGCAAGGCGCGCGAGGCGGCGACCGGCTTCCCGGCCAACCTCAACGTGGCGATCTCGCTGTCGCTGGCGGGTATCGGGCCGGACCGCACCGAGCTCGAGATCTGGGCCGACCCCACCATCACCCGCAACACCCACTCGATCACCGTCGACTCGGATGCCGCCTCGTTCACGATGACGATCCAGAACATACCGAGCGAGAACCCCAAGACCGGCCGCATCACCGCGCAGAGCGTGATCGCGCTGCTGCGCAAACTCGGCGCCCCCCTCGCCGTAGGCACCTGA
- a CDS encoding ABC transporter substrate-binding protein has protein sequence MSQLPNVAVPRVVSRRQVLQSTAAVAGAASVGLAAPAFAQGATRNVKFTLPWLAQGATDYVYIAEEQGLFKKRGISVQISRGFGSLAAAQAIGAGQFDFGLVSASSTILSAANGLPLVALATTNYEAFLGLLVRADSPIRSPKDLEGKRMGGVPASVEFPLWRAFAKRAGVDDTKVSIVQADPRVVERTLVDKQIDAYFCVASTSYAVCKGMDVDTRAILLADYGLPFYSNNIVTRQEVLERDPGLCRDVTEALLEALAFTVREPDAALDIFLKKVPELTLTKGGRENARLSQGFMLSSVPRPESMEHGLGWSDMNRVKTMTDLVMDYAAPSTAKRPDLARLFTNQFAGTVKLSPQEWTKAQGQFKEFPSLLKS, from the coding sequence ATGTCCCAGCTTCCCAACGTTGCCGTGCCCCGTGTGGTCTCCCGCCGCCAGGTGCTCCAGTCCACCGCTGCCGTGGCCGGTGCCGCCAGCGTCGGCCTGGCCGCTCCGGCCTTCGCGCAGGGCGCCACGCGCAACGTCAAGTTCACCCTGCCGTGGCTGGCCCAGGGCGCCACGGACTACGTCTACATCGCCGAGGAACAGGGCCTGTTCAAGAAGCGCGGCATCAGCGTGCAGATCAGCCGCGGCTTCGGTTCGCTGGCGGCCGCGCAGGCCATCGGCGCCGGTCAGTTCGACTTCGGCCTGGTGTCGGCCAGCTCGACCATCCTGAGCGCGGCCAACGGCCTGCCGCTGGTGGCGCTGGCCACGACCAACTACGAAGCCTTTCTGGGGCTGCTGGTGCGTGCCGATTCGCCGATCCGCTCGCCCAAGGACCTCGAAGGCAAGCGCATGGGCGGCGTGCCGGCCTCGGTGGAGTTTCCGCTGTGGCGGGCCTTCGCCAAGCGCGCCGGCGTGGACGACACCAAGGTCAGCATCGTGCAGGCCGACCCGCGCGTGGTGGAGCGCACCCTGGTCGACAAGCAGATCGACGCCTATTTCTGCGTGGCCAGCACTTCCTACGCGGTGTGCAAGGGCATGGATGTCGACACCCGCGCGATCCTGCTGGCCGACTACGGCCTGCCTTTCTATTCCAACAACATCGTGACCCGCCAGGAAGTGCTGGAGCGCGATCCCGGCCTGTGCAGGGACGTGACCGAAGCCCTGCTGGAGGCGCTGGCCTTCACGGTGCGGGAGCCCGACGCGGCGCTGGACATCTTCCTGAAGAAGGTGCCCGAACTCACGCTGACCAAAGGCGGCCGCGAGAACGCGCGCTTGAGCCAGGGTTTCATGCTGTCTTCGGTGCCGCGTCCGGAATCGATGGAGCACGGACTGGGCTGGAGCGACATGAACCGGGTCAAGACCATGACCGACCTGGTGATGGACTACGCCGCGCCGTCCACCGCCAAGCGTCCCGACCTCGCCAGGCTGTTTACCAACCAGTTCGCCGGCACCGTCAAGCTCAGCCCGCAGGAGTGGACGAAGGCGCAGGGCCAGTTCAAGGAATTCCCCAGCCTGCTCAAGAGCTGA
- a CDS encoding ABC transporter ATP-binding protein: MSNSSDKHLDLWKVSKVYQGKAGPVEAVSDVSLSIREGEFVSILGPSGCGKSTLMMMMAGLEDITEGVIIERGREVTGPRPDVGLIFQDATLLPWLSVLDNVLFPVRILKRPRADYLPRALELLKMTGLSDFAHHRPAQLSGGMRQRASICRALVLDPPLLMMDEPFSALDAITRDEMNFALLDIWQRHPKTGVFITHSIREAVLLSDRVLVMTRRPSTVVCDLTIPFPRPRRPEIVETPEFTAICAQLRSQIEAGYAAEQGNTLRAAAATAATVE, from the coding sequence ATGAGCAACAGCAGCGACAAGCACCTCGATTTGTGGAAGGTCTCCAAGGTCTACCAGGGCAAGGCCGGGCCGGTGGAGGCGGTGAGCGACGTCAGCCTGTCGATCCGCGAGGGCGAGTTCGTCTCCATCCTGGGGCCGAGCGGCTGCGGCAAGTCGACGCTGATGATGATGATGGCGGGCCTCGAGGACATCACCGAGGGCGTGATCATCGAGCGTGGCCGCGAGGTGACCGGGCCGCGCCCGGACGTCGGCCTGATCTTCCAGGACGCCACCCTGCTGCCCTGGCTCTCGGTGCTCGACAACGTGCTGTTCCCGGTGCGCATCCTCAAGCGGCCACGCGCCGACTACCTGCCGCGCGCGCTGGAACTGCTGAAGATGACCGGCCTGTCGGACTTCGCCCACCACCGGCCGGCGCAGCTGTCGGGCGGCATGCGCCAGCGGGCCTCGATCTGCCGGGCGCTGGTGCTCGACCCGCCGCTGCTGATGATGGACGAGCCCTTCAGCGCGCTCGACGCCATCACCCGCGACGAGATGAACTTCGCGCTGCTCGACATCTGGCAGCGCCATCCCAAGACCGGCGTGTTCATCACCCACAGCATCCGAGAGGCAGTGCTGCTGTCCGACCGGGTGCTGGTGATGACGCGCCGGCCCTCCACCGTGGTGTGCGACCTGACGATTCCGTTCCCGCGCCCGCGCCGGCCGGAGATCGTGGAGACGCCCGAGTTCACCGCCATCTGCGCCCAGCTGCGCAGCCAGATCGAAGCCGGCTATGCCGCCGAGCAGGGCAACACCCTGCGCGCGGCCGCCGCCACCGCCGCGACGGTCGAATGA
- a CDS encoding ABC transporter permease: MKAAALNAATGLRTTPQAGGTTQSKTTMPEPLRTESSATPAPAEPSLAELAARRAARRKPAARRPAGPMELVALPLFTVALLLGVWEILVRQYKVPVSLLPAPSAIGARLVETFPTLLQHTVPTTIETVASFALASVAGVMLAILLTYSRLVNSALYPSVVFFQLIPKVALAPLFIVWMGIGSPARLAFAVFIAFFPVVVATMAGLRDTPPDMLRLCRGLTATPWQVFTSVRLPYAVPHIFSGMKIAVTFSMIGVIVAEFISAQEGLGYLIVFASSQADTALILAAILVLCTMGLVLYALVVWAEKIALRLYGAH, from the coding sequence ATGAAGGCCGCCGCCCTGAACGCCGCCACCGGCCTGCGCACCACGCCGCAGGCGGGGGGCACGACCCAGTCCAAGACCACGATGCCCGAACCGCTCCGAACCGAATCGTCCGCGACGCCAGCGCCCGCCGAACCATCGCTGGCCGAACTCGCCGCGCGCCGGGCCGCCCGTCGCAAGCCGGCCGCGCGCCGCCCGGCCGGGCCGATGGAGCTGGTCGCGCTGCCGTTGTTCACCGTGGCGCTGCTGCTGGGGGTGTGGGAGATCCTGGTGCGTCAGTACAAGGTGCCGGTCAGCCTGCTGCCGGCGCCCAGCGCCATCGGGGCGAGGCTGGTGGAAACCTTCCCGACCCTGCTGCAGCACACCGTGCCGACCACCATCGAGACGGTGGCGAGCTTCGCGCTGGCCAGCGTCGCCGGTGTGATGCTGGCGATCCTGCTCACCTACTCGCGGCTGGTGAACTCGGCGCTCTACCCGAGCGTGGTGTTCTTCCAGCTTATCCCCAAGGTGGCGCTGGCGCCGCTGTTCATCGTCTGGATGGGCATCGGCAGCCCGGCGCGGCTGGCCTTCGCGGTGTTCATCGCCTTCTTCCCGGTAGTGGTGGCCACCATGGCCGGCCTGCGCGACACCCCGCCCGACATGCTGCGCCTGTGCCGCGGGCTCACCGCCACGCCCTGGCAGGTGTTCACCTCGGTGCGCCTGCCCTATGCGGTGCCGCACATCTTCAGCGGCATGAAGATCGCGGTGACCTTCTCGATGATCGGCGTGATCGTGGCCGAGTTCATCAGCGCGCAGGAAGGGCTGGGCTACCTCATCGTCTTCGCCTCGTCGCAGGCCGACACCGCGCTGATCCTGGCCGCGATCCTGGTGCTTTGCACCATGGGGCTGGTGCTCTACGCATTGGTGGTCTGGGCCGAGAAGATCGCGCTGCGGCTCTACGGCGCGCACTGA
- a CDS encoding EAL domain-containing protein produces MAFQPVVHLPSRSIYAHEALVRGPAGESAYSILSQVSQDNRYAFDQACRVKAIELAARLGMRSRLSINFLPNAVYRAEACIKLTLATAEKYGFPVQNIIFELTEDERSRDLPHLESIFTEYRRRGFITAIDDFGAGYAGFEFLAAFQPDVIKLDMGLVRGVHEHRAKRAIVSGMMAICRELGIRVVGEGVETREELRTLADLGVEYFQGYLFAKPALEQMPGVDWSGADLAEGSAVA; encoded by the coding sequence ATGGCATTCCAGCCGGTCGTGCATCTGCCGAGCCGCAGCATCTATGCGCACGAGGCACTGGTGCGCGGGCCGGCAGGTGAGAGCGCTTATTCGATTCTTTCGCAGGTGAGCCAGGACAACCGCTACGCCTTCGATCAGGCGTGCCGGGTCAAGGCGATCGAGCTGGCGGCACGGCTGGGCATGCGCTCGCGCCTGAGCATCAACTTCCTGCCGAACGCGGTGTACCGCGCGGAGGCCTGCATCAAGCTCACGCTGGCCACGGCCGAGAAGTACGGGTTTCCGGTGCAGAACATCATTTTCGAGCTGACCGAGGACGAGCGTTCGCGCGACCTGCCGCACCTCGAATCGATCTTCACCGAATACCGTCGGCGCGGCTTCATCACCGCCATCGACGACTTCGGCGCAGGGTATGCGGGGTTTGAATTCCTGGCCGCTTTCCAGCCGGACGTCATCAAGCTCGACATGGGCCTGGTGCGCGGCGTGCATGAGCACCGGGCCAAACGGGCGATCGTGTCCGGAATGATGGCGATCTGCCGCGAACTCGGCATTCGCGTGGTCGGCGAGGGCGTCGAAACCCGCGAGGAGCTTCGCACCCTGGCCGATCTCGGGGTGGAGTACTTCCAGGGCTATCTCTTCGCCAAGCCGGCACTGGAACAGATGCCGGGCGTCGACTGGAGCGGAGCCGACCTGGCCGAAGGTTCAGCGGTGGCGTGA
- a CDS encoding nuclear transport factor 2 family protein, whose protein sequence is MPTAPELLRRYLASIRSPAAAAGLFAPDGVLELPWVQARAQGPQAIESLITGLLTKIPAFGFRNVQFWIETPERTFAEYEVEAPIPATGRIYRQTYAGLLIAQDGRIQRLREALDTRAAQVLMPA, encoded by the coding sequence ATGCCCACCGCACCCGAACTGCTGCGCCGCTACCTCGCCAGCATCCGGTCGCCGGCGGCCGCCGCCGGGCTCTTCGCGCCGGACGGCGTGCTGGAACTGCCCTGGGTCCAGGCCCGGGCGCAGGGCCCACAGGCCATCGAAAGCCTGATCACCGGCCTGCTGACGAAGATCCCCGCCTTCGGTTTCCGCAACGTCCAGTTCTGGATCGAAACGCCGGAGCGCACCTTCGCCGAATACGAGGTCGAAGCGCCGATCCCCGCCACCGGCCGTATCTACCGCCAGACCTACGCCGGGCTGCTCATCGCGCAGGACGGCCGCATCCAACGGCTGCGCGAGGCGCTCGACACCCGCGCGGCGCAAGTGCTGATGCCGGCCTGA
- a CDS encoding SDR family NAD(P)-dependent oxidoreductase, which produces MAQQLTGKVAVVTGATSGIGLAAAKAFAAEGAFVYLTGRRRAELDAAVAAIGPDQAAGVQADSAKLADLDRLFATVAARHGRIDVLYANAGGGTMLPLGEITEAHFDDTFERNVKGVVFTVQKALPLLEKARAGASVILAGSTTSILGTANFSIYSATKAAVRNLARSWVLDLKGKAIRVNTLSPGPIRTPGLVELAGSDPAQQQGLLDYLGGQVPLGRVGEPEEIARVAVFLASEASSFVNGVELFADGGQAQV; this is translated from the coding sequence ATGGCACAGCAACTCACCGGCAAGGTCGCCGTCGTCACCGGCGCCACCTCGGGCATCGGCCTGGCAGCCGCCAAGGCCTTCGCGGCGGAAGGCGCTTTCGTGTACCTCACCGGCCGTCGCCGGGCCGAGCTGGACGCGGCGGTGGCGGCCATCGGTCCCGATCAGGCCGCCGGCGTTCAGGCCGACTCCGCCAAGCTCGCCGATCTCGACCGACTGTTCGCCACCGTCGCCGCGCGGCACGGCCGCATCGACGTGCTCTACGCCAACGCCGGCGGCGGCACCATGCTGCCGCTGGGCGAAATCACCGAAGCGCATTTCGACGACACCTTCGAGCGCAACGTGAAGGGCGTGGTGTTCACGGTGCAGAAAGCGCTGCCGCTGCTGGAAAAGGCCCGCGCCGGCGCGTCGGTCATCCTGGCCGGCTCCACCACCAGCATCCTCGGCACGGCCAACTTCAGCATCTACAGCGCCACCAAGGCCGCCGTGCGTAACCTGGCGCGCAGCTGGGTGCTCGACCTCAAGGGCAAGGCGATCCGCGTCAACACGCTGTCGCCCGGCCCCATTCGCACGCCGGGCCTGGTCGAGCTCGCCGGCTCCGACCCGGCCCAGCAACAGGGCCTGCTCGACTACCTCGGCGGCCAGGTGCCGCTGGGCCGGGTCGGCGAGCCCGAAGAAATCGCCCGCGTGGCGGTCTTCCTGGCGTCGGAGGCTTCTTCCTTCGTCAACGGCGTGGAACTGTTCGCCGATGGCGGCCAGGCCCAGGTCTGA
- a CDS encoding LysR substrate-binding domain-containing protein, producing the protein MDQLLALRVFVRIAETGGFSKAADQLNIPRPTVTKLVQDLEQHLGTRLLRRTTRRVQVTAEGSAYYERARRVVAEVEEMDQQAGGSRTQLSGRLRVDVGSVVANRILLPALARFRERHPGLRLELGVSDRPIDLVGDGVDCAIRGGELPDNRMVARRLASLGWVTCASADYLHRHGEPRHPDELAARADGPGGHALVGYFSSLSGRAFPLEFQRGGESILVPPDAGVLCNESTAHVQALACGLGLGQTFRFAAERHLADGSLRELLADWSRPAQTFSLVYPGGRDLSAKIRAFSDWAAELFAPLDAGRPASTA; encoded by the coding sequence ATGGACCAGCTTCTCGCCCTGCGGGTGTTCGTGCGCATCGCCGAGACCGGCGGTTTTTCCAAGGCGGCCGACCAGCTGAACATTCCGCGCCCCACGGTGACCAAGCTGGTCCAGGATCTGGAGCAGCACCTCGGCACCCGGCTGCTGCGGCGCACCACGCGGCGGGTGCAGGTGACGGCCGAGGGGTCGGCTTACTACGAACGCGCCCGGCGCGTCGTCGCCGAGGTCGAGGAGATGGACCAGCAGGCCGGCGGATCGCGCACCCAGCTGAGCGGGCGGCTGCGGGTGGATGTCGGCTCGGTCGTCGCCAACCGCATCCTGCTGCCGGCCCTTGCGCGCTTTCGCGAGCGCCACCCCGGTCTGCGGCTGGAGCTCGGCGTCAGCGACCGGCCGATCGACCTGGTCGGCGACGGCGTCGACTGCGCGATACGGGGTGGCGAGTTGCCTGACAACCGCATGGTGGCGCGGCGCCTCGCCTCGCTCGGCTGGGTTACCTGCGCCAGCGCCGACTACCTGCACCGACACGGCGAGCCGCGTCATCCCGACGAGCTGGCCGCCAGGGCGGACGGGCCGGGCGGCCATGCGCTGGTGGGCTACTTTTCGTCGCTATCGGGCCGGGCTTTCCCGCTGGAGTTCCAGCGAGGCGGCGAGAGCATCCTGGTCCCACCCGACGCCGGCGTGCTGTGCAACGAGAGCACGGCGCATGTCCAGGCCCTGGCTTGCGGGCTGGGCCTGGGCCAGACTTTCCGCTTCGCCGCCGAGCGCCATCTCGCCGACGGCAGCCTGCGCGAGCTGCTTGCCGACTGGAGTCGGCCGGCGCAGACCTTCAGCCTGGTCTACCCGGGCGGGCGCGACCTGAGCGCGAAGATTCGCGCGTTTTCCGACTGGGCGGCCGAGCTGTTCGCGCCGCTCGATGCCGGCCGCCCGGCATCCACGGCCTAG